The Thermoplasma acidophilum DSM 1728 genome includes a window with the following:
- a CDS encoding metallophosphoesterase family protein translates to MRVLIISDAHANIHPLKYVIQREKFDKIVFCGDAVDYGPNPGETLDLLKENADVMVSGNHDYAAAYSVDCRCGEENHELSVFTRENITLKKLGKNDISFLRSLPNRMDMEIDGMKFQVMHGSPRDELYGYMYPWSVQDHLRSMLGSPLDPANYVVGHTHYQFLIRYAGNLVINPGSIGQPRDNPMPSYAVYDSSRNSVEFPRFDYDRSKLKEDIRSIISDQEILSGLYRLFSL, encoded by the coding sequence ATGCGAGTGCTCATCATCAGCGACGCCCATGCAAATATACATCCCTTGAAATACGTCATTCAGCGTGAAAAATTTGATAAAATTGTATTCTGCGGGGACGCTGTAGATTATGGCCCTAATCCAGGTGAAACGCTAGATTTGTTGAAGGAGAATGCAGACGTGATGGTATCGGGCAATCATGATTATGCTGCAGCTTATTCGGTTGACTGCAGGTGTGGAGAGGAAAATCATGAGCTATCCGTATTCACAAGAGAGAACATAACGTTGAAAAAACTCGGAAAAAATGACATCTCATTCCTGCGATCTCTGCCGAACAGGATGGACATGGAAATTGACGGCATGAAATTCCAGGTGATGCATGGATCCCCCAGAGATGAACTATATGGCTACATGTATCCTTGGTCTGTTCAGGATCATTTAAGAAGCATGCTTGGATCGCCCCTTGATCCGGCAAATTATGTGGTTGGGCATACGCATTACCAGTTTTTGATTCGATATGCTGGCAACCTTGTAATAAACCCGGGATCAATAGGGCAGCCTAGAGATAACCCAATGCCATCATATGCCGTATACGATTCCAGCAGGAATTCAGTGGAGTTCCCGAGATTTGATTATGACAGATCCAAACTTAAGGAGGATATAAGATCGATTATAAGTGATCAAGAAATCCTATCAGGATTATACAGGTTGTTCAGTCTCTAA
- a CDS encoding Lrp/AsnC family transcriptional regulator, translated as MVVDQKDRDILNLLVDNARISNTEIAKVLNVSEGTVRKRIKKMMDDGIIKRFTVETSDDTIDALVLVKIDNKRYRDALQRIKSRFREVYEFTGKIDVAIRIRTDSTDNLNRIVDQIREIDGVLDTDTLIRLQ; from the coding sequence ATGGTCGTGGATCAAAAAGACAGGGACATCCTTAATCTGCTTGTAGATAACGCAAGGATCAGCAACACCGAAATAGCGAAGGTTCTCAATGTATCGGAAGGTACGGTAAGAAAACGTATAAAAAAAATGATGGATGACGGAATAATAAAGAGGTTCACCGTTGAGACCAGTGATGACACAATCGACGCCCTAGTTCTAGTAAAGATAGATAATAAGAGATACAGGGACGCTCTGCAGAGGATAAAGAGTCGGTTCAGAGAGGTTTATGAATTCACTGGGAAGATAGATGTTGCAATTAGAATTAGGACAGACTCGACGGACAATCTGAACAGGATAGTTGACCAGATCCGGGAAATAGACGGTGTTCTTGATACAGATACGCTGATCAGATTACAATAG
- a CDS encoding arginine deiminase family protein, with amino-acid sequence MIHRPSIEIEYAMLAPKPFLFERAYNVGKAIKEHQRLEEILKGEGVRVRRLESEIIENAERSEDFRRKLIEYITQNVHFYGKVDEVKAAMQDLKKNLERLDSATIFDYMVLEPSIDLKTDYENRAVYPTVYSNIPLANLYFMRDQQAVADSGVIIGNMKRDQRKKETEITEFLFRNTLGVSNIFKIPSNSHFEGGDFMPARDFSLIGVGLRTDLNGAFSAMHSGMITTDEVVLVENPSYDFSKEDNMVNMHLDTYFNIAGDGIAVTSEYLASRAKTTIYGRSSNGNYERVGETTLLEYMRSKGFNIIDLTIPEQLAYSSNFLTIRDRRILAVDVKSVISRLISDGAFDPVTEDIVKRELPKIGENIFPERNDVSEAGIEYVNAELIELTGGYGGAHCMTATLNRE; translated from the coding sequence ATGATACACAGACCCTCCATTGAGATCGAATATGCAATGCTTGCTCCAAAGCCCTTTCTTTTTGAGCGTGCATACAATGTTGGAAAAGCTATCAAGGAACACCAGCGGCTGGAGGAGATACTGAAAGGTGAAGGGGTAAGGGTAAGGCGGCTGGAGAGCGAAATCATTGAAAACGCCGAAAGATCGGAGGATTTCCGGCGAAAACTAATAGAGTATATAACGCAGAACGTTCATTTCTATGGAAAGGTTGACGAGGTCAAAGCCGCGATGCAGGATCTCAAGAAAAATCTGGAAAGACTTGACAGCGCCACCATCTTCGATTACATGGTACTGGAGCCGTCGATCGATCTCAAGACGGATTATGAGAACAGGGCGGTTTATCCAACGGTATACTCGAATATTCCCCTCGCCAACCTCTACTTCATGAGGGATCAGCAGGCCGTTGCTGACAGTGGCGTAATCATTGGGAATATGAAGAGGGATCAAAGGAAGAAAGAGACCGAGATTACCGAATTTCTGTTTAGGAACACACTGGGTGTTTCTAACATCTTCAAGATTCCATCGAACTCGCATTTTGAAGGTGGTGATTTCATGCCAGCCCGTGATTTCAGTTTGATAGGCGTAGGATTAAGAACGGATTTGAACGGTGCCTTCTCAGCAATGCATTCTGGCATGATCACGACCGATGAGGTTGTGCTGGTTGAAAACCCATCTTACGATTTTTCGAAGGAAGACAACATGGTCAACATGCATCTAGACACCTATTTCAACATCGCAGGCGATGGCATCGCGGTGACTTCGGAATACCTCGCATCGCGCGCCAAGACTACGATCTACGGCAGATCTTCCAACGGCAATTATGAGCGTGTTGGCGAGACAACACTGTTAGAATATATGAGATCGAAAGGGTTCAATATTATCGATCTCACCATACCGGAGCAGCTGGCATATTCATCGAATTTCCTGACAATACGGGATCGGCGCATCTTAGCGGTGGATGTGAAGAGTGTCATAAGCAGGCTGATCTCTGACGGGGCCTTCGATCCTGTTACTGAAGATATAGTTAAGAGGGAGCTTCCCAAGATAGGGGAAAACATCTTTCCAGAGAGGAATGATGTCTCAGAAGCTGGAATAGAATACGTTAACGCTGAACTCATAGAGTTAACAGGAGGCTATGGCGGTGCACACTGCATGACGGCCACACTGAACCGGGAATAG
- a CDS encoding 60S ribosomal export protein NMD3, giving the protein MKCVVCGKNEAVEHGVCSQCLFDRANIENIGNVNIAICPKCGSVRIGKKWYREDYADHLLPLIMDEVKCSDPEAKISGDPKSVYFDESNRNLVLKVNITRDHMDPKVQTVSVPYSVNYISCPTCNKLTGSYFEATIQLRTVSTKYDEILSEVLDSIEKIMEKRRKMDASSFISKIERKPEGVDIYLGKKGDGDLVSSFILDHYFATLIVSKSLAGVKEGRKFFRFTYSLRILDAPEGAIVSVDKRKYILTAIRNRHIDVIDVETEERGRINRNVFFSNDGKIVTKEPQVKNFIVISRTEDESQIMDSQTFKIITIKGRAEGNEIRVFTYRGKYFI; this is encoded by the coding sequence ATGAAATGTGTAGTCTGCGGCAAGAATGAAGCGGTTGAACATGGGGTATGCAGCCAGTGTCTGTTTGACCGTGCAAATATAGAAAATATAGGGAACGTAAATATAGCCATATGCCCAAAATGCGGTTCAGTAAGGATCGGAAAGAAGTGGTACCGTGAGGACTATGCAGACCATCTCCTTCCGCTGATAATGGATGAGGTGAAATGCAGCGATCCGGAGGCAAAGATATCTGGAGATCCAAAGAGCGTATATTTTGATGAATCGAATAGAAACCTCGTTTTGAAGGTGAATATTACCAGAGATCACATGGATCCAAAGGTGCAGACAGTATCTGTTCCATACTCCGTAAACTACATCAGTTGCCCGACCTGCAACAAGTTAACAGGATCATACTTCGAGGCAACCATACAGCTGAGGACGGTGAGCACAAAATACGATGAGATACTCTCCGAAGTTCTGGATTCTATAGAGAAGATCATGGAAAAACGCAGAAAAATGGATGCCTCATCGTTCATATCGAAGATAGAACGCAAACCAGAAGGAGTGGACATCTACCTTGGCAAAAAAGGCGATGGAGACCTCGTTTCTTCATTCATACTCGATCATTACTTCGCAACTCTGATCGTTTCAAAATCGCTTGCCGGTGTGAAGGAAGGCAGGAAGTTTTTCAGGTTCACCTATTCCTTGAGAATACTGGACGCACCTGAAGGTGCAATAGTATCGGTGGATAAAAGAAAATATATACTTACAGCCATCAGAAACAGGCACATAGATGTTATAGATGTCGAGACTGAGGAACGGGGACGCATAAACAGAAATGTATTCTTTTCGAACGATGGAAAAATAGTGACAAAGGAACCGCAGGTGAAAAACTTCATAGTCATATCGAGAACCGAGGATGAGAGTCAGATCATGGACTCGCAGACCTTCAAGATAATAACGATAAAGGGCAGAGCAGAGGGAAATGAAATAAGAGTGTTTACTTACAGGGGCAAGTATTTCATCTGA
- a CDS encoding DUF998 domain-containing protein yields MIKNYNKTPKFLIIIASIAIASAWITILISALLNPWFSVTHNALSDLGGGNLLQNGHPAPTDPFVYNGGMILTGVFIALFSVDGIINAQDKVENAGFSFFIISGLFLCLIGIYHEGTYPHDFVSIWFFILSTISFATLGISRLIRKRYGTGMIILSMLITSWIVEYLVRWGSVAESEIFGICIIDAAVIIYVLSWSPKSVKHPHGQNVSHTSKK; encoded by the coding sequence ATGATTAAGAATTATAATAAAACCCCGAAGTTCCTCATAATTATCGCGTCAATTGCCATTGCATCTGCTTGGATAACCATATTAATATCAGCGCTTCTCAACCCATGGTTCTCTGTGACGCATAATGCGCTAAGCGATCTGGGTGGAGGTAACCTGCTTCAGAATGGCCATCCTGCACCAACAGACCCATTTGTGTACAATGGAGGTATGATATTAACAGGTGTTTTCATTGCGCTGTTTTCCGTGGACGGTATCATAAACGCACAAGACAAAGTCGAAAATGCAGGATTCTCGTTCTTCATTATATCAGGTTTATTTTTATGTCTCATCGGGATCTATCACGAAGGTACCTATCCACACGATTTTGTATCCATCTGGTTCTTCATACTCTCAACGATCTCATTTGCAACCTTAGGTATCTCAAGGCTCATTCGTAAACGGTATGGAACTGGAATGATCATTCTGTCCATGCTCATTACCTCTTGGATTGTTGAATACCTGGTGAGATGGGGATCTGTGGCAGAAAGCGAGATATTCGGGATATGTATAATAGATGCTGCTGTGATAATTTACGTACTGAGTTGGAGTCCTAAAAGTGTGAAACATCCTCATGGACAGAACGTTTCGCACACTTCCAAGAAATAG
- a CDS encoding NAD(P)/FAD-dependent oxidoreductase, giving the protein MEFNLHAVSSEEKERDFDVVIVGAGAAGFSAAVYAARSGFSVAILDKAVAGGLTAEAPLVENYLGFKSIVGSELAKLFADHAANYAKIREGVEVRSIKKTQGGFDIETNDDTYHAKYVIITTGTTHKHLGVKGESEYFGKGTSYCSTCDGYLFKGKRVVTIGGGNSGAIAAISMSEYVKNVTIIEYMPKYMCENAYVQEIKKRNIPYIMNAQVTEIVGDGKKVTGVKYKDRTTGEEKLIETDGVFIYVGLIPQTSFLKDSGVKLDERGYIVVDSRQRTSVPGVYAAGDVTSGNFAQIASAVGDGCKAALSLYSDSISKK; this is encoded by the coding sequence ATGGAATTTAACCTGCATGCAGTATCATCAGAGGAAAAAGAAAGAGATTTTGATGTTGTCATCGTCGGCGCCGGTGCTGCCGGTTTTTCAGCGGCAGTCTATGCTGCAAGGTCAGGATTCAGCGTTGCAATTCTCGACAAGGCCGTAGCTGGAGGCCTTACTGCAGAGGCACCACTGGTAGAGAATTATCTTGGTTTCAAGAGCATTGTCGGATCAGAGCTTGCGAAACTTTTCGCCGACCATGCAGCGAACTATGCCAAGATAAGGGAGGGCGTAGAGGTAAGATCCATAAAGAAAACGCAAGGCGGCTTTGACATTGAGACAAATGACGATACGTACCATGCCAAATATGTGATAATAACGACTGGAACAACGCATAAGCATTTAGGTGTCAAAGGCGAATCCGAATACTTTGGGAAGGGTACCTCTTACTGCTCTACCTGCGATGGATACCTCTTCAAGGGAAAACGTGTGGTCACGATAGGTGGCGGAAACTCAGGGGCCATAGCTGCCATATCAATGAGTGAATACGTCAAAAACGTCACCATAATTGAATACATGCCTAAGTACATGTGCGAAAACGCCTACGTACAGGAGATCAAGAAAAGAAACATACCCTACATAATGAACGCTCAGGTAACCGAGATCGTTGGGGATGGAAAGAAGGTCACCGGAGTTAAATACAAAGACAGGACAACGGGTGAAGAAAAACTCATAGAAACTGACGGCGTCTTCATATACGTCGGCCTCATACCGCAGACTTCATTTCTCAAGGATAGTGGCGTAAAACTGGATGAGAGAGGGTACATAGTGGTGGATTCAAGGCAGAGAACTAGCGTTCCAGGGGTATATGCAGCAGGAGACGTTACATCCGGCAACTTCGCACAGATTGCCTCTGCCGTTGGAGATGGCTGCAAGGCAGCGCTTTCCTTGTATTCTGATTCTATATCCAAAAAATGA
- a CDS encoding NAD(P)/FAD-dependent oxidoreductase → MRISIKGLGISGLYLYERLKQSGFDVTAFDVRRRDFYIPCAYATNFNLMKPFMSRIGIDFDNYVLFRSETITMSGENGSEIEFPSAGLVTFDRNGLQRDMMNRIEMETETKADLVVDATGISRSYLGRINGDLTYYTKEYLTDHVIHRDFYFLFLNRGVGYLWEFPLDRGHFHVGIGSIRRDDLNRIDRYNRIRITGRRIRMKPLFEVASIGNIVGIGESVGTVSPLTGEGILPSIESAELLYQAISDKSDPNEAIRLYLKKLNTSFSHYYKLSDFVRKVQTGKLLRPSNIRYASLITKDMKHFGIDFSLGKAVRALIQ, encoded by the coding sequence ATGAGGATTTCTATTAAGGGCCTCGGCATATCTGGACTCTACCTGTACGAAAGACTGAAACAGAGTGGATTCGATGTCACCGCGTTTGACGTAAGGAGACGTGATTTTTACATCCCATGCGCGTATGCCACTAACTTTAACCTGATGAAGCCTTTTATGTCAAGAATAGGCATTGACTTTGATAATTACGTTCTATTTAGATCGGAAACCATAACGATGTCTGGAGAAAATGGCAGCGAAATTGAATTTCCGTCCGCTGGTCTTGTAACCTTTGACCGAAACGGTTTGCAGCGAGACATGATGAATAGAATTGAGATGGAAACCGAAACCAAAGCAGATCTGGTCGTGGATGCAACAGGGATTTCGCGGTCGTATCTGGGTAGGATCAACGGAGACCTCACCTATTACACAAAAGAATATCTGACAGATCACGTGATACATAGAGATTTTTACTTCTTATTTTTAAATAGAGGAGTTGGCTACTTGTGGGAATTCCCGCTAGATCGCGGGCATTTTCACGTTGGCATCGGATCGATAAGGCGTGATGATTTGAACAGGATAGACCGATATAACCGCATCAGAATAACTGGCCGCAGAATAAGGATGAAACCGCTTTTTGAAGTAGCTTCTATAGGAAACATAGTCGGAATAGGAGAATCAGTAGGTACCGTATCGCCGCTTACGGGTGAAGGAATACTGCCGTCGATAGAATCTGCAGAACTTTTATATCAAGCGATTTCGGATAAATCTGATCCGAATGAAGCTATTAGATTATACTTAAAGAAGTTGAATACAAGTTTTTCCCATTACTACAAGCTTTCAGACTTTGTGAGGAAAGTACAGACAGGAAAATTGCTTCGTCCATCGAATATTCGCTATGCGAGCCTCATAACAAAAGATATGAAACATTTTGGCATAGATTTCAGCCTGGGAAAGGCCGTCAGAGCTCTCATCCAATAG
- the thsB gene encoding thermosome subunit beta, whose translation MMTGQVPILVLKEGTQREQGKNAQRNNIEAAKAIADAVRTTLGPKGMDKMLVDSIGDIIISNDGATILKEMDVEHPTAKMIVEVSKAQDTAVGDGTTTAVVLSGELLKQAETLLDQGVHPTVISNGYRLAVNEARKIIDEIAEKSTDDATLRKIALTALSGKNTGLSNDFLADLVVKAVNAVAEVRDGKTIVDTANIKVDKKNGGSVNDTQFISGIVIDKEKVHSKMPDVVKNAKIALIDSALEIKKTEIEAKVQISDPSKIQDFLNQETNTFKQMVEKIKKSGANVVLCQKGIDDVAQHYLAKEGIYAVRRVKKSDMEKLAKATGAKIVTDLDDLTPSVLGEAETVEERKIGDDRMTFVMGCKNPKAVSILIRGGTDHVVSEVERALNDAIRVVAITKEDGKFLWGGGAVEAELAMRLAKYANSVGGREQLAIEAFAKALEIIPRTLAENAGIDPINTLIKLKAEHEKGRISVGVDLDNNGVGDMKAKGVVDPLRVKTHALESAVEVATMILRIDDVIASKKSTPPSGQGGQGQGMPGGGMPEY comes from the coding sequence ATGATGACGGGACAGGTTCCAATTCTAGTTCTGAAAGAAGGCACACAGAGAGAGCAGGGTAAAAACGCACAGAGGAATAATATAGAGGCAGCAAAGGCGATTGCCGATGCCGTCAGGACCACACTTGGCCCAAAGGGAATGGACAAGATGCTGGTCGATTCCATTGGCGATATAATAATTTCAAATGATGGTGCAACGATCCTCAAGGAGATGGATGTGGAGCATCCAACGGCGAAGATGATCGTAGAGGTCTCCAAGGCGCAGGATACCGCCGTGGGTGATGGTACAACGACTGCTGTTGTGCTCTCTGGCGAGTTGCTCAAGCAGGCTGAGACACTGCTCGATCAGGGTGTGCATCCAACCGTCATATCCAACGGATACAGGCTCGCGGTAAATGAGGCAAGAAAGATCATAGACGAAATAGCTGAGAAATCAACAGACGACGCAACCTTGAGGAAGATAGCTCTCACCGCACTGTCAGGGAAGAACACAGGTTTGTCAAACGACTTCCTGGCTGATCTTGTCGTTAAGGCGGTCAATGCAGTTGCTGAGGTCAGAGATGGAAAGACGATAGTTGACACAGCCAACATAAAGGTGGACAAGAAAAACGGCGGAAGTGTCAATGACACTCAGTTCATAAGCGGTATCGTCATAGACAAGGAAAAGGTTCATTCCAAGATGCCTGATGTGGTCAAGAACGCAAAGATCGCTCTGATCGATTCCGCGCTTGAGATAAAGAAGACGGAAATTGAAGCCAAGGTCCAGATATCGGATCCAAGCAAGATACAGGATTTCCTTAACCAAGAGACGAACACGTTCAAGCAGATGGTCGAGAAGATAAAGAAGAGCGGTGCGAATGTCGTCCTCTGCCAGAAGGGCATCGATGATGTGGCGCAGCACTACCTTGCCAAGGAAGGCATATACGCTGTTCGCAGAGTCAAGAAGAGCGATATGGAGAAGTTGGCCAAGGCCACAGGTGCTAAGATAGTTACGGATCTTGACGATCTTACTCCATCCGTCCTAGGCGAGGCGGAAACCGTTGAGGAGCGCAAGATCGGCGATGACAGAATGACCTTCGTCATGGGATGCAAGAATCCAAAGGCGGTCAGCATACTGATCAGAGGAGGAACAGACCACGTTGTCTCGGAGGTCGAGAGGGCGCTTAACGATGCTATAAGGGTCGTTGCTATAACAAAAGAGGATGGAAAATTCCTCTGGGGCGGAGGAGCAGTTGAGGCCGAACTGGCAATGAGGCTTGCCAAATACGCGAATAGCGTCGGTGGTAGGGAGCAGCTGGCTATAGAAGCCTTTGCGAAGGCCCTGGAGATAATTCCGAGGACGCTGGCTGAAAATGCGGGAATTGATCCGATCAACACCCTGATAAAGCTCAAGGCGGAGCATGAAAAAGGACGCATATCCGTCGGAGTGGATCTCGATAACAACGGTGTCGGGGACATGAAGGCAAAGGGCGTCGTAGATCCTCTTAGGGTCAAAACACACGCGCTCGAGAGCGCCGTCGAGGTCGCAACAATGATACTGAGAATCGACGATGTAATCGCAAGCAAGAAGTCCACGCCGCCTTCCGGACAGGGTGGCCAGGGACAGGGAATGCCAGGCGGCGGAATGCCTGAGTACTGA
- a CDS encoding DUF72 domain-containing protein yields the protein MNIRIGCSGWYYPHWAGKFYPSDLNKSEWFRYYAQKFDTVEINSTFYSFPNAARVRSWVKGSPENFVFSVKVNRTITHVKRLKDCDEEIGLFYEIIGSLGKMLGCVLFQFPPSFKYSHDNLIMIEKALDQRFCNVVEFRNISWFSEDARCDLEKSDLHVVAVSSERIPLWIKEDSVVYVRLHGNVNGYATDYNEEYLTDLAQRIIDVKPQSLYVYFNNDYSGYAPKNAIMLKSIINNLIL from the coding sequence ATGAACATCAGAATAGGCTGTTCAGGATGGTATTATCCGCACTGGGCCGGCAAGTTCTACCCTTCTGACCTGAATAAAAGCGAGTGGTTCAGGTATTATGCACAGAAATTCGACACGGTGGAGATAAATTCCACGTTTTATTCTTTTCCAAATGCAGCCCGCGTAAGATCCTGGGTCAAGGGATCTCCAGAGAATTTTGTGTTCAGCGTGAAGGTGAACCGCACCATAACGCATGTGAAAAGATTGAAGGATTGTGACGAAGAAATTGGTCTGTTCTATGAGATCATTGGGTCACTTGGGAAAATGCTGGGCTGTGTACTCTTCCAGTTCCCCCCATCGTTCAAATATTCGCATGATAATCTAATCATGATAGAAAAAGCATTGGACCAAAGATTCTGCAACGTTGTGGAATTCAGGAACATTTCATGGTTCTCTGAAGATGCCAGGTGTGATCTGGAGAAGAGTGATCTGCATGTAGTCGCTGTAAGCTCTGAAAGGATTCCATTGTGGATCAAAGAAGATTCCGTTGTATATGTAAGGTTGCACGGCAATGTGAATGGCTATGCTACCGATTACAATGAGGAGTATCTGACGGATCTGGCACAGAGGATAATTGATGTAAAACCTCAGTCATTGTACGTATATTTCAATAATGATTATAGCGGCTACGCTCCCAAAAATGCAATCATGCTGAAATCGATAATCAATAATCTCATTTTATAA
- a CDS encoding sulfite exporter TauE/SafE family protein, producing MPLILILLLIGIAVGALTGITGSSGVLIVVPALSIMGLSFQDSVGTSLLVDVITTSTVIYVYLKNKNIDIIPAVIMGIGALVGTQIGIRIAISVSERPLEIAFAILTIILAIQMFRRSRGHKTSINGKKEYRRAAWVFAFLLSIPVGILTGTLGTSGGIMFIGILMLFFSLSAQKMVGTATFAMLFSALSGSAGYLIVGRISILDAVVIGIISLISGYLFSTTANRIKERIVYEAIGSIFVIVVIVEGMKIMGFI from the coding sequence ATGCCTTTGATACTCATCCTCCTGCTGATCGGCATAGCAGTAGGTGCGCTCACAGGAATAACTGGAAGCAGCGGTGTTCTCATCGTTGTTCCAGCGCTGAGTATTATGGGTCTCAGCTTTCAGGATTCTGTGGGCACAAGTCTGCTGGTCGATGTCATAACTACGTCAACCGTCATATATGTATATCTCAAAAATAAAAATATAGATATAATTCCTGCAGTTATAATGGGTATTGGCGCCCTCGTAGGCACGCAGATAGGGATAAGAATTGCTATAAGTGTATCAGAGAGACCGCTTGAAATAGCATTTGCCATTCTAACCATAATACTTGCAATTCAAATGTTTAGAAGATCCCGCGGCCACAAAACAAGCATCAATGGGAAAAAGGAGTATAGGAGGGCAGCATGGGTCTTCGCATTTCTCCTCAGTATACCTGTGGGCATATTAACTGGCACATTGGGAACGAGTGGAGGCATAATGTTTATAGGAATATTGATGTTATTTTTCTCGCTCAGCGCTCAAAAGATGGTCGGGACTGCAACCTTTGCGATGTTGTTCTCAGCGCTTAGCGGTTCGGCAGGATACCTCATAGTAGGCAGAATATCGATATTAGATGCTGTTGTAATAGGCATTATTTCCTTGATATCTGGCTACCTTTTTTCTACCACAGCAAACAGGATCAAGGAGAGAATCGTTTATGAGGCCATAGGTTCAATATTCGTAATAGTTGTTATAGTAGAAGGGATGAAGATAATGGGCTTCATATAG